Within the Flavobacterium sp. N502536 genome, the region TTTATTAAAGAAGGAAAAAGGAACTTACTTACCTACTCTCGGGGCATTTGGAGGCGTTTCTTACTCGAGTTTATTCAATGCCAACGCCACGACACCCATTGTTACAGGAATAAACCAGGCTTTGTATTTGGGACTGAATGAGCTAACCATAAGTCAGAATTGGGTTGTGGGAGCCGCCATGAAGTGGGAGGTTTTTTCAGGTTTTGAACGAAAACACAAAGTCCACGAGGCTAAAATTAATATTGAACAGGTACAAAACCAAATTGACGATGCCAAAGAAAAGCTTGAATTGCTGCTCGAAAAGAATCTGGTTGATTATACCGTTTTAACCCAAAAAATAGACATTACGCAACAACAGGAAAAAGTAGCCAGCAATAATTTAACGCTTGCCATTAAGCAATACAAAGAAGGTCTTATCAACATATCGGAACGGCTTGAAGCAGAGAACGACTCTTATAAAGCATCTGTAAACAAGACGACTACTTTAATAGAGCAAAGGCTTGCTGCTATTGAAACCATAATTGCAACGGGCGATTTGTCTAAAAAACTATCCAAATAAAAGTTCTGTTTTATGAAAAAAGCAATCATTAGCACCACAATCATTTTCCTTTTTTTAGCCTGTCAGAAAGCAAAAAAAGGAGATTTAATTCAGGGGAAAATAGAAAAAGAGCAAATTGCCGTTGTGAGTAAGATTCCGGGTAAGATTCTGAAAATATTTGTCAAAGAAGGTGATCTGGTTCAGAAAGGAGACACGCTGGCAATACTGGATATTCCTGAAGTAGATGCCAAAAAAAATCAGGCCGAAGGAGCCGTCGTATCTGCGAAAGCCCAATATAAAATGGCCGTAAAGGGTGCTACTGAAAATCAGATAAAACAATTGGAAGCCAAGAAAATGGGATTGAAAGAACAGTACGAGTTTGCTCAGAAATCGATCCGACGACTGACCAATATGCTTAAGGATTCTCTGATCTCGCAACAAACTTACGATGAAACTTTTGCCAAGTACCAGGGCGCACAGGCACAATACAATGCCGTGATTGCCGAACTGGACGATGCTAAAAAAGGAGCGCGAATCGAACAGCAAACGATGGCACTCGGACAACAGGACCGGGCGCTTGGAGCCTTGCAGGAGGTCGAAACCGCCAACAAGGAGCGCTATATCATTGCCCCGCAAAACATGAGCATCGAGACCATTACTTTAAACCTTGGCGAACTGGCCTTGCCTGGCTACACCCTATTTAATGGCTACATCTCCAACAGTACTTATTTTCGTTTTACAATTCCCGAAAAACAATTGGGCGATTTTAAAAAAGGGCAGGAAATCACCGTTCACGTTCCCTATAAAAAAGAAAACATCAAAGGAACTATCTCGACTATAAAACAATTGGGAGCTTATGGCAATATCGCCACGGCCTATCCTGATTATGAAATGCAGGAAAGCTTGTTTGAAATAAAAATAACGCCTTCCAACATTGAGCAAACAAAAGATCTCATTACCAAAACGACCGTCACCTTATCTCTTTAACTATGCAAAATTTCTTTTCATTGCTTAAACGGGAATTTCAGTTATTCTGGAAAAATAATGTCCTGAGAATCCTTTTTATTGGCGCACCTATTCTATATGGCGTTTTACTGGGCTATGTTTACGGAAAAGGCAAGGTTACCGATTTACCTATTATTGTGGTCGATCAGGACCGCTCTGAGTTAAGCTCAAAAGCAATCCAGATGTTTGAGGACAATGAAGTGATTTCGATTTCCTCCCTTTTATACGATCAGAACAACCTTTCTAAGATTGCCATTCAAAAAGAAGCCGCCTGTGTGGTTATTATTCCAAAGGATTTCGAGAAAATGACACTCACCAAAAAGTATCCTGAAATCACCACCATCGTAAACACTTCCAATGTTTTGACCGCTAACTATGCCTCCACAGCAATACAAATTTGTTTGGGGACTTTAAAAGCCGGTGTTCAGATTGAAACTTTACGAAAACAAGGTGTACCCGAAAATTTACTTGCTTCACAATACGAGCCCTTCAAAACTACTTTTATTAAAAAATACAATCGAAGTACGAACTATATGTATTTTCTCTGGCCGGGAGTTTTAGCAACCGTGCTTCAACAGGTTTTACTGTTAGGGCTGGCATTATCATTTGCATCAGAATTTGAAAACGGAACTTTTAAGGACCTGGTCAAAAAATGCCCTTCTGTTTTAAAAATGTTGACTGTAAAAATCATTCCATACCTGATCATGAGCTTTGGAATCTGGATCATCTACTGGCTTTTCACTTTGTGGTTCCGACTGCCATTTTATGAAAATCTGGCCCCGCTGACTTTCATCGCCGGAATATTTGTGCTCTCTGTTTCTTTTATCGGAATTCTAGTGAGCATCGTAGTGCCGAATCAACTGAAAGCAACCGAGATTTTAATGGTCATTGCCACGCCAAGTTTTATCCTGAGTGGTTTCACCTGGCCCTTAACTCAGATGCCTCAGGCGGTACAAGCCATTGCCAATGTTATTCCGCTCACCCACTTTTTGAAAGCGTTCCGAATATTAATTATTGAAGATGGCACGTATTCGCAAACCACAACAGCGGTCTGGAATATGATTATTATTGGGGCTATCTGTTCTGTTCTTGCCTATGTTGCCTTGTACTTTAAAAAGAGGGCCGTTCTTAAAAAAGAAATTTAATTCCTTAACTCACAATCATAAAAAAAGCACAAGAATTGAATTTCTTGTGCTTTTTAAGGTATAATTTATTTTGTTTTCTCTCCGGAGTGCAGCTATTGCTTCTACGAATTACACCCCTTCAACTATTTTACAGAGAATGTCTTATTTTTCTATTTCTCGCATAGAATCCATTTTTTTATGCGCCAGGAAGCCTGCCACATCTTCAAAATGTTCTTTTACACGTTTGTTACCAAATTCGAAAACTTTAGTAGCCAATCCGTCAAGGAAATCACGGTCGTGAGAAACCAGAATTAAAGTTCCGTCGAAATCTCTCAGGGCATCTTTAATAATATCTTTGGTTTTCATGTCCAGGTGATTCGAAGGCTCATCCAGAATCAATAAGTTAACAGGTTCCAACAACAATTTAATCATGGCCAGACGTGTTTTTTCTCCACCAGAAAGTACTTTTACTTTTTTGGTAATATCATCACCCTGGAACATAAAGGCACCCAAAATGTTTTTGATCTGCGTACGAATATCCCCCACAGCAATAGCATCAATCGTTTCGAAAATAGTAGCGTTTTCATCCAACAATGAAGCCTGATTTTGTGCAAAATATCCAATTTGTGCATTATGACCTACTTCAACGCTTCCTGAATCAACACCTATTTCTTTCATGATCGCTTTAATCATGGTCGATTTTCCTTCTCCATTTTTTCCAACAAAAGCAACTTTCTGACCACGTTCGATTACGATATTGGCATCTTTAAAAACAACATAATCCCCGTACGTTTTAGACATTTCTTTTACAATAACAGGATATTGACCTGAACGTGCAGCTGGTGGGAATTTTAAACGTAATGCCGAGGTATCTACTTCATCAACCTGAACAATCTCTAATTTTTCTAACATTTTGACACGAGACTGAACCGCATCCGTTTTCGAAAAAGTTCCTTTAAAACGATCAATGAACGCTCTGTTGTCTGCGATCATTTTTTGCTGCTCATCGTAAGCTTTTTGCTGATGTATACGACGGTCTTTTCTAAGTTCTAAATAATGAGAGTATTTTGCTTTATAGTCATAAATTCTTCCCATAGTCACTTCAATAGTTCTGTTTGTAATGTTATCTACAAACGCTCTATCGTGCGAAATTACCACAACTGCTTTTGCAGAAGTCACTAAAAACTCTTCGAGCCATTGAATACTTTCGATATCCATGTGGTTGGTTGGCTCATCCAGCAAAATCAAATCCGGTTTTTGAAGAAGAATTTTAGCCAATTCGATACGCATTCTCCATCCTCCTGAAAATTCAGAAGTCTGACGTGTAAAATCTTCGCGCTCAAAACCTAAACCTATCAAAATTTTCTCTACTTCAGCTTCGTAGTTTACTTCTTCAATAGCATAATATTTCTCGCTTAAATCTGAAACTCTTTCGATCAGTTTCATATAAGCATCACTTTCATAATCAGTACGAACGGTTAATTGCTCATTGATTTCATCGATTTCAGCTTTCATTCTAAAAATCTCGCCAAAAGCCTTAGAAGCTTCTTCCATTACAGTAGAACCGTCTTTAGTTAGTAAATGCTGCGGCAAATAAGCCACAACAGCATCTTTTGGAGTTGAGATACTTCCGGTAGAAGGTTTACTTTGTCCCGCAATTATTTTTAAAAGTGTCGATTTTCCCGCACCATTTTTACCCATAAGGGCAATTTTATCATTTTCATTGATAGCAAAAGAAACATCGCTAAATAATGTAGTTCCACCAAACTGAACTGAAATATCGTTAACTGTAATCATTATCTTCTGTGAATTTGTTTAATCGGTTAATCGTTTATTTGACCACCCATTTTTTTCGTGGTGCAAAGATAGATTAATTAGATAATTAGGCAATTAGATAATTAGAAAATGTAGCAATGTGGTAATTAGAAAATGAGATAATTAGTCAATTAGATAATTTTTGAAATGCAAATTTTATCATTAGAAAACGAGAGCCGCTATTTGCGTAAGCAAATAACGGCTCTTTAAATTATCTCATTATCTCATTATCTAATTGACTAATTTAGTCTTTTCTCCATTTTTTAGTTTCCTCAAAAATGTGCTCTAAGATTGCAGCTTCTGTTGCATCGAAGTCGATGTTTCGGCGTCCCATTACTAATTTTGCAGTTTCAAAAGCTTTTTTGGTGACATAAGTCGTAAAACCGGCTGCTCCGCCCCATGAAAAACTCGGAACAAAATTGCGCGGAAATCCACTTCCGAAGATATTAGCGCTTACTCCTACTACTGTTCCGGTATTGAACATGGTATTGATTCCGCATTTACTATGATCTCCCATCATTAAACCACAAAACTGAAGTCCTGTTTTGGCAAACCCTTCTGTTTCATAGCTCCATAATTTCACTTCTTCGTAATTGTTTTTCAGGTTCGAATTATTACTGTCTGCTCCAATATTACACCATTCCCCTAAAACAGAATCTCCTAAGAAACCATCATGTCCTTTGTTTGAATTGGCAAAAAGCACCGAGTTCTTAACTTCCCCGCCAATTCTTGACCCCGGTCCTACTGTTGTAGCTCCGTAAACTTTAGCATTTAGTTTTACCTGTGCATTTTCACACAAAGCAAAAGGACCACGAATTACAGTACCCTCCATAATTTCGGCATTCTTACCGATATAGATAGGCCCGTTTGAAGCATTCAGTGTTACAAACTCTAATTTCGCTCCTTCTTCAAGAAATATATTTTCGGGTGCAATCACATTGACGCTTTTCGGAATTGGCTGTGATTTTCGGTCTTCAGTCAAATACTGAAAATCTTCGCGAATTGCAGCATCATTTTTAGAAAAGATATCCCAGGTATGTTCTACGGTCAGACAATCTTCATTGTATTGGATGATTTCATACGAATCGAAATCAACTTCTTCCTGATTTTCATTGGTAAAAAAAGCGATTACATCCTCTCCTTTAAAAATAGCCTGATTTGTAGTCAGATTAGAAACCATTTCAGCAAGCGTATCATTTGGCAAATACGCCGCGTTAATCATTACATTTTCTTCCAATTCTACCATTGGAAATTTTTCTGATAAATAATCTTCAGTAATGGTAGTAATTGTCGAACCCAGACATGCTTCCCATTTCTGGCGAATCGTCATAATTCCAATTAATATATCGGCAACAGGTCTTGTAAAAGTAAAAGGTAATAAAGCATTCCGGACGGGACCGTCAAAAAGAATGTAATTCATAAATAATTAAATTTGATACTTGTTAAAATCTTGATTTGGTTATCAGGTTCAAAGTTACAATTATTTTATTTGTGTCATTTGTACTGTAACAGATATAGCACATTTTTTTTTAACCGCTAAGTGCGCTGAGGTTTTACGCAAAGTTCGCGAAGCTTTGTAAATAGAGCCCTTGATAGCTTTACGTAAAACTTTGTACTTGTTTTTGTTAAATAAAAAAAGCCTCCCGAATGGAAGGCTTTTGTATGATATAGAAACAGCTATTATTTTTTAGCGTGTTTTGCATATTTAGTTTTGAATTTATCAATACGTCCTGCAGTATCGATAAGTTTAGATTTACCAGTATAAAATGGGTGAGATGTTCTAGAAATCTCCATTTTTACAACTGGATACTCAACTCCGTCAACTTCAATTGTTTCTTTTGTATCTGCAGTAGATTTAGTGATAAAAACTTCGTCATTTGACATGTCTTTAAATGCAACTAATCTGTAATTTTCTGGGTGAATTCCTTTTTTCATCTTTTTATTTTATTTATTGTTTAGAGCAATTTTATTTTGAAGCTTTTCCATGGTTAGAAAAAGGTGTAAACAACTCCACTCTTTTTTGTTTAAAACTTTTAATTATTTTTAAGTGTGCAAATTTACAACTTTTTTCGAATTAACAAATCTTTTAATCAATAATTTTAACGGCCTTGTGATTTGTATTAATTTTTTTAATATATATCTAGTGTGTATTGGGAATTACTATATTTGTGGATTAATTTTAAAACATATAAAAATATGATTAATGAAGTTATAAAAAAGAATGGAATTACTTACGGTGTAATGATTGGAATTGCATCTGCATTATTTACTGCTACAATATATGCAATCGATTTAAATCTGTTCACTGCCTGGTGGATGGGCATTATCGGCATCGTAATCAGTCTGACAATCAGTATTATTTTACTTTCTAAAACCAAGAAAGAATTAAAAGGAGTTTTTTCGTTCAAGGAGGCTTTTACAACTTACTTTTTGGCAGCTGTAATTGGCGTTTTAATTTCTACCTTATTTAATATTGTTTTATTTAACGTTATTGATCCGGGTGCAAAAGACACTCTGAATGAAATCATGATCAAATATACGGCAAACATGATGCAGAAATTTGGAGCTCCTGCTTCGTCTATCAATGAAGCCATTAGCAAAATGAAAGAAAGCAGCCCTTACTCGACTTTCGAATTATTAAAAGGATCTGTTTTTGCAATCGTTATCAGTGCCATTTTTGGATTAATTTTCGCAGCATTTTTTAAAAGCAAAACTACACAAGAATAAAAAAATAAATGAATCTATCTATACTTATACCGCTTCTAAATGAGGAGGAATCACTACAAGAACTCTATTCGTGGATTATTAAAGTGATGCAATCTAACAATTACTCTTATGAAATCATTTTTGTAGATGATGGAAGTACAGATGATTCTTGGAATATTATTGAAGGTTTTTCTAACGAAAATC harbors:
- a CDS encoding HlyD family secretion protein, translating into MKKAIISTTIIFLFLACQKAKKGDLIQGKIEKEQIAVVSKIPGKILKIFVKEGDLVQKGDTLAILDIPEVDAKKNQAEGAVVSAKAQYKMAVKGATENQIKQLEAKKMGLKEQYEFAQKSIRRLTNMLKDSLISQQTYDETFAKYQGAQAQYNAVIAELDDAKKGARIEQQTMALGQQDRALGALQEVETANKERYIIAPQNMSIETITLNLGELALPGYTLFNGYISNSTYFRFTIPEKQLGDFKKGQEITVHVPYKKENIKGTISTIKQLGAYGNIATAYPDYEMQESLFEIKITPSNIEQTKDLITKTTVTLSL
- a CDS encoding ABC transporter permease, with product MQNFFSLLKREFQLFWKNNVLRILFIGAPILYGVLLGYVYGKGKVTDLPIIVVDQDRSELSSKAIQMFEDNEVISISSLLYDQNNLSKIAIQKEAACVVIIPKDFEKMTLTKKYPEITTIVNTSNVLTANYASTAIQICLGTLKAGVQIETLRKQGVPENLLASQYEPFKTTFIKKYNRSTNYMYFLWPGVLATVLQQVLLLGLALSFASEFENGTFKDLVKKCPSVLKMLTVKIIPYLIMSFGIWIIYWLFTLWFRLPFYENLAPLTFIAGIFVLSVSFIGILVSIVVPNQLKATEILMVIATPSFILSGFTWPLTQMPQAVQAIANVIPLTHFLKAFRILIIEDGTYSQTTTAVWNMIIIGAICSVLAYVALYFKKRAVLKKEI
- a CDS encoding ABC-F family ATP-binding cassette domain-containing protein, whose amino-acid sequence is MITVNDISVQFGGTTLFSDVSFAINENDKIALMGKNGAGKSTLLKIIAGQSKPSTGSISTPKDAVVAYLPQHLLTKDGSTVMEEASKAFGEIFRMKAEIDEINEQLTVRTDYESDAYMKLIERVSDLSEKYYAIEEVNYEAEVEKILIGLGFEREDFTRQTSEFSGGWRMRIELAKILLQKPDLILLDEPTNHMDIESIQWLEEFLVTSAKAVVVISHDRAFVDNITNRTIEVTMGRIYDYKAKYSHYLELRKDRRIHQQKAYDEQQKMIADNRAFIDRFKGTFSKTDAVQSRVKMLEKLEIVQVDEVDTSALRLKFPPAARSGQYPVIVKEMSKTYGDYVVFKDANIVIERGQKVAFVGKNGEGKSTMIKAIMKEIGVDSGSVEVGHNAQIGYFAQNQASLLDENATIFETIDAIAVGDIRTQIKNILGAFMFQGDDITKKVKVLSGGEKTRLAMIKLLLEPVNLLILDEPSNHLDMKTKDIIKDALRDFDGTLILVSHDRDFLDGLATKVFEFGNKRVKEHFEDVAGFLAHKKMDSMREIEK
- a CDS encoding GlmU family protein yields the protein MNYILFDGPVRNALLPFTFTRPVADILIGIMTIRQKWEACLGSTITTITEDYLSEKFPMVELEENVMINAAYLPNDTLAEMVSNLTTNQAIFKGEDVIAFFTNENQEEVDFDSYEIIQYNEDCLTVEHTWDIFSKNDAAIREDFQYLTEDRKSQPIPKSVNVIAPENIFLEEGAKLEFVTLNASNGPIYIGKNAEIMEGTVIRGPFALCENAQVKLNAKVYGATTVGPGSRIGGEVKNSVLFANSNKGHDGFLGDSVLGEWCNIGADSNNSNLKNNYEEVKLWSYETEGFAKTGLQFCGLMMGDHSKCGINTMFNTGTVVGVSANIFGSGFPRNFVPSFSWGGAAGFTTYVTKKAFETAKLVMGRRNIDFDATEAAILEHIFEETKKWRKD
- a CDS encoding type B 50S ribosomal protein L31, translated to MKKGIHPENYRLVAFKDMSNDEVFITKSTADTKETIEVDGVEYPVVKMEISRTSHPFYTGKSKLIDTAGRIDKFKTKYAKHAKK
- a CDS encoding DUF4199 domain-containing protein — its product is MINEVIKKNGITYGVMIGIASALFTATIYAIDLNLFTAWWMGIIGIVISLTISIILLSKTKKELKGVFSFKEAFTTYFLAAVIGVLISTLFNIVLFNVIDPGAKDTLNEIMIKYTANMMQKFGAPASSINEAISKMKESSPYSTFELLKGSVFAIVISAIFGLIFAAFFKSKTTQE